CCGATGTGATCACGGCGCTCGAGCTGTTCCTCGCCCGCAACGCCAACGGCGGCAAGATGGACGCGCCGTCGATCAAACGATGAGGCCGCGCATGTTCCGATCGACCCTCATCCTCGCCCTGGCCTGCGTGGCCGGCACGGCACACGCGGCGGACGCCGCCGTCGCCCCGCCCAAGCCCGACGCGCGTGCCGATGCCGCGCTCGCCGGGGCGATCCGCGACGGCTTCGTCTCCAGGGGCCCGGCCACGGTGGAAGGCGTGACCGAGCGCGACGACGTGCAGAAGACCTGCAGCCAGTACGCCGACCGCAGCACCGTGCCCGCCGAGGTGGCCGCCCGGCTGCAGGACGCCCAGCTCAAGACCATCCGCTACCCGCAGGACGGCAAGTGGCTCGGCGACTGGAAGGCCGGCGAGCAGATCGCCCAGAGCGGCCGCGGCATGCAGTTCTCCGATCCGGCCGGTACCGTCAACGGCGCCAACTGCTATGCCTGCCACCGGCTGTCGAAAGACGAAGTGTCGTACGGCACCATCGGCCCGTCGCTGTACCAGTACGGCAAGCTGCGCGGCGATTCGGAGGCGATCCTGCGCTACACCTGGGGCAAGATCTACAACTCCAACGCGTACGCGGCGTGCTCCAGCATGCCGCGCTTCGGGCACAAGGGCATCCTGACCGAGCAGCAGATCCGCGATGTGATGGCGCTGCTGCTCGACCCGGCCTCGCCGGTCAACCAGTAGGGGCGACGATGCGGACGGTGCGGCGGATCCGGGGTTGGCTGGCGGCCACGCTGGTGCCGATGGCGCTGGCGGCCGGCGCCGCGCACGCCGTGGAGGTCGGCGATGCCGTCACGCTGCCCGACCTCCAACTGCTCGACGGCACCCGCGTGCCGAGCGAATCGTGGCGCGGGCATCCGGTCGTCATCGCGACCTGGGCATCGTGGTGCCCGTACTGCGCGCTGCAGAACCCGCGCCTGCAGAAGCTCTACGACGCCACGCGCGGCACCGGCCTGCGCGTGCTCACCATCAGCATCGACGCCAACCCGCGGCTGGCCGGCGACTACATCGCCAAGCGCGGCTTCACCTTCCCGGTGACGATGGAGTCCGACGCGCTGTGCGCCGCCACCGGCCCGCGCAAGGGGCTGCCCGAACTGCTGGTGCTCGACGCCGACGGCCGCGTGGTGCAGAAGGCAACCGGCGAGATGCTCGAAGACGACATCGCCGACCTGGCCCGCTACGCCCACGGCACGCAGGCCCCGGCCCGATGAACCGCCGCGAATTCGTCCAGGCGCTGGCCGTGGCCGCCGCCGCAGGCCTGCACCTGACCGACGCCCGCGCCGCCGACACCAGCCGCTACGACCTGCCGCGCTTCGGCAACGTCCACCTGCTGCACTTCACCGACTGCCACGCACAGCTGCTGCCCATCGAATACCGCGAGCCCAGCGTCAACCTGGGCGTGGCGCAATGGACCGGCCAGCCGCCGCACCTGGTCGGCCGCGCGCTGCTCGAGCGCTACGGCATCGCGCCGGGTTCGCGCGCGGCGCACGCCTTCACCGCGCTCGACTTCACCGAGGCGGCGCGCCGTTTCGGCCGCATGGGCGGCTTCGCGCACCTGGCCACGCTCGTCAAGCGCCTGCGCGCCACGCGCCCGGACGCGCTGCTGCTCGACGGCGGCGACACCTGGCAGGGCTCGGCCACCTCGCTGTGGACGCGCGGCCAGGACATGATCGACGCCGCGCTCCTGCTCGGCGTGGACGTCATGACGCCGCACTGGGAGCTGACCTACGGCGCCGAGCGCGTGCGCCACGTGGTCGACCACGACTTCAGAAACAAGGTCGCCTTCGTCGCCCAGAACATCCAGACCGCCGACTTCGGCGACCCGGTGTTCGACCCCTACGTGCTGCGCGAACTGAACGGCGTGCCGGTCGCCATCATCGGCCAGGCGTTTCCGTACACGCCCATCGCGCATCCGGCCGATTTCACGCCGGACTGGACCTTCGGCATCCAGGAAGCGCGGCTGCAGGAGCGGGTGGACGAAGCGCGCGGCAAGGGCGCCCGGGTGGTCGTGCTGCTGTCGCACAACGGCATGGACGTCGACCTGAAGCTGGCTTCGCGGGTGCGCGGCATCGACGCCATCCTCGGCGGCCACACGCACGATGCGGTGCCGGCGCCGGTGCGCGTATCCAACCCCGGCGGCACCACGCTGGTGACCAACGCCGGCTCCAACGGCAAGTTCGTCGGCGTGCTGGACCTCGACGTGCGCGGCGGCACCGTGCGCGACCTGCGCTACACGCTGCTGCCCGTCTTCGCCGACCTGCTGCCCCCCGACCCGGCCATGGCCGCGCTGATCGAGCGCGTGCGCGCCCCGTACCGGGACAAGCTCGGCGAAGTGCTCGCCGTCAACCGCGACCTGCTGTACCGGCGCGGCAACTTCAACGGCACCTTCGACCAGCTCATCGTCGACGGCCTGATGCAGGCGCAGGGCGCCGAGATCGCCTTTTCGCCCGGCTTCCGCTGGGGCACCACGCTGCTGCCCGGCGAGCCGCTGACCCTGGAAGCGCTGATGGCCCAGACCGCCATCACCTACCCGGCCACCACGCTCACCGACATGACCGGCGCCACCATCAAGACCATCCTGGAAGACGTGGCCGACAACCTGTTCAACCCCGACCCGTACTACCAGCAGGGCGGCGACATGGTGCGTACCGGCGGCCTGCGCTACGCCATCGACCCCACCCAGCCCATCGGCCGCCGCATCACCGACCTGCGCCTGGACGACCAGCCGCTCGATGCTGACCGCCGCTACAAGGTCGCCGGCTGGGCCGCCGTCTCCGCCGAAGCCCGCCGCACCGCCGGCCGCCCCGTGTGGGACGTGCTGGCCGACTGGCTGCGCGACCAGCACGAAGTGACCGCCCGGCCGCTGAATACACCGCACATCGTCGGCGTAGCGGGCAATCCCGGAATCGACACGGAGCGCGGTTGAAGGCTGGCTGGGAATTCGGATAGAATCGGCGTCTATTGGGGCGGTAGCTCAGCTGGGAGAGCGTCGCGTTCGCAATGCGAAGGTCGGGAGTTCGATCCTCCTCCGCTCCACCAATTTCCAGAAGCCCAACGATTCTCCGTTGGGCTTTTTTGTGCCTGGAAGGCCTGTGTTGGCGCCATTCTGGGCAGTTGTCTCAGGAGCGTGGTCTCTCGCGTTCCGCCGTTTTGGGCCGGTTTTCGGCCTCTCTCCCCTCTCTATTCTCTGCGGTCCTCAGAGCCCGTTTGAAAATTCCCCGCCGTTGTGGTGTAAAGGCGGGATGTGGAAAAAAGAAGATCGAGAGCGTGAGGCGAAGCTGGCTCGCAAGACCAAGCGTTACCCGAGCGACCTGACGGATATCGAATGGGCCGCTGTGCAGCCGCTGCTGCCACGCGCGGCCGTGCGAGGCCGGCGTCGGGAGTGCGACTTGAGGGAGGTGGTCAACGCGCTGCGGTACCTGGTGCGGGCGGGCTGCGGCTGGCGCATGCTGCCCCATGACTTCCCGCCGTGGCAGACCGTGTATTGGTGGTTTCGTCGGCTCATGCGCCGCTTCCTGTTCCGCACGCTGCACGACGTGGCGCTGATGTTGGACCGGGAGTTGGCTGGGCGGCAGCCGTGCCCGAGTGCGGGCGTCATCGACAGCCAGACAGTCAAAGCGCCCTCGGCCGACAAGCGTGGCTACGACGCGGCCAAGAAAATCGTCGGGCGCAAGCGGCATATCGCGGTGGACACGGATGGACGGCTGCTGATGGTGAACCTGACGTCGGCGGATATTGCCGATAGCACGGGGGCGCTGGCGGTGCTGGAAGCGGTGAAGAAACGCTGGCCGGGTGTGAAACACCTGTTCGCAGACGGCGCCTACGACCGCACGGCGCTGATGGACAGGGCCGCGACCCTCGACTTCGTGGTTGAGGTGGTGCGCCGGCACGAGCAGCAAACGGGCTTTGCCGTTCTGCCGCGCCGCTGGGTGGTCGAGCGCACCTTTGGGTGGATGGTTCGCTGGCGCCGACTCGTACGCGACTACGAGCAGCGCGCGGACGTCTCGGAAGCCATGATTCATATCGCGATGAGCGGCTTGCTACTGCGCAGAATCGCTCATCGTTGAATTTCCAAACGGGCTCTAAGGAGCATCAGCGCTGGGCAACGTAGAACGCCAGGCCGCTGGAGCGCGACGAGAAGTTGACCCTGGTGCCGGCGGAGAACTGGATCAGGTCGCCAGCTTTCAGTTCGTGGACCGTCCCACTCGCTTCGGTGACCGTCATCTCGCCTTCAAGAATGAGCTTGAATTCATCGAACGCGTAGGTATAGGGCATCGGCTGTCCTTGACCCATCCGAAACAGTCCGGCCGTAATCGGTGCATGTTCCTGGCCGGATGATCCCAAGTCATCAAGAAACGCAATGGTGTCGGGGATCTTCAGATCGGTGAGTTGCTGACGCGTGGCGGCTTGGAACACATGAATACTCATTTGCTTTCTCCTGGTCTAAAACGCGTTGGCTCAAGCGGTTGCCCGTTCCCTGGGCAGGTACGGTGTGATGTGCCGCATCCCTCGCGATACGTAGTCGTCTTTCTCTCCCACCGGGGCAACGTAGTGAAGCGCGCTTTCCGCTGCTTCGCTTCCCTCCAGGCGGGCGATGATCCAGGCCGCAAGATAGTGCGACGCCAGGCAACCACCGGCGGTGGCGACATTTCCCCGGGCAAAGAAAGCCTGGTTCAGTACGTCGATGCCCGCTTCCTGGACCCACGGCTTGGTAATCAGGTCGGTACATGCTGGTACACCATCAAGCAGTCCAAGCTTGGCCAGGACGAGGGTGCCGGAACACTGCGCCCCCAGCAGCTGCCGTGACGGGTCGAGTTGCAACCGTGCCATCAGCGCCTTGTCGGCGACGACTTCGCGCGTCTGCATGCCGCTGCCCACGATGACCGCATCGGCCGCGCTGGCCTCTTCCAGGGAGGCCTGCGATTCGATCACGACACCGTTCATCGAGCGAACTCGCTCGGTGGGGCACGCGATGGATACGCGCCAGCCCGGTTTCTTGACGCGGTTGAGCACACCGAGCGCGATGAGTGAGTCGAGTTCGTTATAGCCCTCGAAGGTGAGGATGGCGATATGCATGGTGCGGGTCTCAGGTGCAATCAGGGTTCGCGGAAATCAGTAGGGCTTGTAAGGGAGAAACTTGCCGCTCATGACGATGTTCACGCGGTCGCCATTCGGATCGTTCTCGCGCTGCAGGTCCATCCGGAAGTCGATGGCGCTCATGATGCCGTCGCCGAACGCTTCGTGAATGAGTTCCTTGAAGGTGGTGCCGTAGACGCTGACAAGTTCGTAGAAGCGGTAGATGAGCGGGTCGGTCGGGACTGACGTAGGCAGGGAGCCTCTGTACGGTGTGATGGTCAGCCACTTGGTTTCCTCTTCGGTCAGTCCGAAGACCTTCGCGAGAACGTCCGCCTGCTCCTTGCTCAGCGTCATTTGCCCTAAGCAGGCGGCGGTGACCCATTCCTTGCTGAGTCCAACCTTGGCGGCGACGTCTGACCACTTGATCCCCGAGGACACCTTGGCGGCAATGATCTTTTCGGTAACGGTGAGGCGGTTCATAAAAGCTCCTTCAAGCAATGCCGGGCCGGGAGCACGTATGGCTCATGACGCTGCGGTCTGCCTGCGTGAACCGGGTTGTTTCGACACATCATATGGCCGACAATCAGTACAATCAAATTATTGTCATGGATACATCTCCGCATGGCTCACGCCCGGTACAAACAGTTGGTTGACGCATTTGCGGCGGATATCCGCGCCGGGCGCTTGCCGCCGGGTACGCGCTTGCCGACCCACCGGCAACTCGCTGCCAAGGAGGGCCTGGCCCTGGTGACCGCGACGCGGGTCTATGCGGAGCTCGAGGCCATGGGCCTAATCAGCGGGGAGGCCGGCCGGGGCACTTTTGTCCGGGAGACCGCGTTGCCTCCCGGCCTGGGTATCGACCAGCACGCAGTTGCCGCAGGGATGGTGGATCTCAGCTTCAACTATCCGTCGCTGCCGGGTCAGGCCGAGTTGCTGCGAACCGCTTTGCGCCAGCTCGCGTCCTCCGGTGACTTGGAGGCTCTGCTGCGCTACCAACCTCATGGTGGACGCCAGCATGAGCGGGCTGCGGTGGCGCGCCATCTCCCATGCCGGGGGCTGACCGTCGATGCGGAGCAGGTGCTGATCGTCAACGGCGCGCAGCATGGGCTGGCGGTGACGGTCATGGCCCTACTGCAGCCCGGCGACGTGGTCGCGGCCGATGCGTTGACCTACCCGGGCTTCAAAGTGCTGGCTGAAGCGCATCGCCTTGAGCTGGCATCGGTTCCGGCAACCAGCCAGGGGCCTGACCTGGACGCGCTGGAGCGGCTGTGCAAAAGCCGTCGGGTGCGTGCGGTGTATACGATGCCGACGCTGCACAACCCACTGGGATGGGTGATGAGCGCACGCTGGCGGCAGCAGTTGGTCGCGATCGCGCGCAGGTACGGGCTTCTCATCATCGAAGACGCGGCCTATGCCTTCCTCGCAGAGAAAGCCGCCGCGCCATTGGCCGCACTCGCGCCTGAGACGACTGTGTACGTCTCGGGACTTTCCAAGAGCGTGGCCACCGGGCTGCGCGTCGGATTCGTCGCGGCCCCTGCTCAATGGGTGCCCGCGATCGAGCGAGCGATCAGGGCGACCACCTGGAACACGCCCGGCGTGATGACCGCGATTGCCTGTGGGTGGCTCGACGACGGGACTGTCACCCGGCTTGAAGCAGAGAAGCGCCGCGATGCGGAAATTCGGCAATCCATGGCCAGTCGTGTCCTGGCTGGGCTTCAATGCGTCCGTCATCCATCATCCTATTTTCTCTGGCTCCCATTGGGGGAAGAGGTTCGAGCAGATCAGATCGCGATGGCGCTCATGCGCGAGCACGTCTCGGTGTCGACCGCTGAGCCGTTTGCAACGTCTGTCCACGTGCCGCATGCGATCCGCCTGGCGCTCGGATCCGTCGAGCTGGACGCGCTCCAGGACGCGTTGGAAAAGGTGAAGCGGGTTGTTGGCGCGTACTCGTATTAATGGGCAAAAACAGGCGCGACGCGCGTGGCCCCGGCTAACGCATATCACGCTCAATTTTCCTCAATCCCCCGCCTATTTGGCACCGGTACGCGCCGATCCGCTTGAACTTGGACGGTTCCATTTCCATGATGCACACCACGCCGATATGGCCGGGCCCCAAGTGATGCCTTGCCTACGGGGCTCAAGCCCACCGGATGTCCGGCATGGGCGTGATGGTTGCAACATTGGAAGGTTAATGACGTGAGGATATTTGTCATATGAGAAATCTGGGTGTGGGAGTCAGCATGCTTGACGTTGCCGGAACGAACATGTCAAAACTGATGCGCTACCTGGCCGTGGCCCTGAGCGCATGGCTCCTGCTGCTCGGGCAGCAGGCGTGGGCGTCAACGCTGGCGGGCGCACGGCTCGTCGTGCAGAACGCGCTGATTTTCACCATGGCCGATGGCCAGCAAACGCCGTTCGTCGGCCATCTGGTTGTGGGGCACGATGGACGCATCCTCGAGGTCGGTGCGGGTGCGGGCACGGATTTGGCGCCCGGGGCCAAGCGCGTGGATGCCGCTGGGATGTGGATGCTTCCCGGCTTCGTGTCGGCGCACAGCCATCTTTGGCAAAGCGCCTTCGCGGGGATCGCGCCCGACCAGAACCTCGAGGGCTGGCTCGACCAGCTCTACGGACAGGAGGCGCCCAGGCTGAGCGCCGGTGACCTGTATGCCCTGACGATGCGCGGCGGCTTGCATCACCTCCGGCATGGCGTCACCACTGTCTTCAACCTCACCTTCACCGGCGCCGACAAGTCCGGAACCGTCGACCGCTGTCAGTTGCGCGGCGCGCTCGACGCCGGCGTCCGGGTCGTGCACGGTTTCAACATCCGCAGGATCAGCGACCAGTGGTCAGTGGATGACGCCCGCGCACGCACGGCCCAATTCCTGCAATGGGCTGCGGGGCAACCGGAGCGCGAGCGCTATCTGGGTACCGCCATCGCAGGGGCGGGGGCCTACTACGATGCCCCGGAGCAGACGCGCGCGGAGGCTCAGTTCATGCGGGAATTCGGGCTGATGAACCAGCAGCATTACCTGGAGTCGCCCAGCGGTTCGCCGGCAGAGCGTGCACGTTATGCGTCGATGCAGCGGGCCGGCATGGTCGGGCCGAACCTGATCTTCGGGCACTTCATCCACACCACGCCGGAGATCCTGGCCGATGCGGTCCGCACCGGCGCAGCCATGACGTGGAACCCGCTGTCCAACGGCCGGCTCGGCTCCGGCACCGCGGACGTGGTCCGCTACCGCGAACAGGGGCTGCGCATCGGGATGGGGCTGGACGGCGAGGCCAGCGCCGACCGTGCCGATCCCTTCGCCAACATGCGGGCGGGCCTGTACCAGATTCGCTCGATGTACCGGTCAGCCGCCGTGCTGTCG
The sequence above is a segment of the Ralstonia nicotianae genome. Coding sequences within it:
- the soxX gene encoding sulfur oxidation c-type cytochrome SoxX; protein product: MRPRMFRSTLILALACVAGTAHAADAAVAPPKPDARADAALAGAIRDGFVSRGPATVEGVTERDDVQKTCSQYADRSTVPAEVAARLQDAQLKTIRYPQDGKWLGDWKAGEQIAQSGRGMQFSDPAGTVNGANCYACHRLSKDEVSYGTIGPSLYQYGKLRGDSEAILRYTWGKIYNSNAYAACSSMPRFGHKGILTEQQIRDVMALLLDPASPVNQ
- a CDS encoding TlpA family protein disulfide reductase, producing MRTVRRIRGWLAATLVPMALAAGAAHAVEVGDAVTLPDLQLLDGTRVPSESWRGHPVVIATWASWCPYCALQNPRLQKLYDATRGTGLRVLTISIDANPRLAGDYIAKRGFTFPVTMESDALCAATGPRKGLPELLVLDADGRVVQKATGEMLEDDIADLARYAHGTQAPAR
- the soxB gene encoding thiosulfohydrolase SoxB, with the translated sequence MNRREFVQALAVAAAAGLHLTDARAADTSRYDLPRFGNVHLLHFTDCHAQLLPIEYREPSVNLGVAQWTGQPPHLVGRALLERYGIAPGSRAAHAFTALDFTEAARRFGRMGGFAHLATLVKRLRATRPDALLLDGGDTWQGSATSLWTRGQDMIDAALLLGVDVMTPHWELTYGAERVRHVVDHDFRNKVAFVAQNIQTADFGDPVFDPYVLRELNGVPVAIIGQAFPYTPIAHPADFTPDWTFGIQEARLQERVDEARGKGARVVVLLSHNGMDVDLKLASRVRGIDAILGGHTHDAVPAPVRVSNPGGTTLVTNAGSNGKFVGVLDLDVRGGTVRDLRYTLLPVFADLLPPDPAMAALIERVRAPYRDKLGEVLAVNRDLLYRRGNFNGTFDQLIVDGLMQAQGAEIAFSPGFRWGTTLLPGEPLTLEALMAQTAITYPATTLTDMTGATIKTILEDVADNLFNPDPYYQQGGDMVRTGGLRYAIDPTQPIGRRITDLRLDDQPLDADRRYKVAGWAAVSAEARRTAGRPVWDVLADWLRDQHEVTARPLNTPHIVGVAGNPGIDTERG
- a CDS encoding IS5 family transposase, whose translation is MWKKEDREREAKLARKTKRYPSDLTDIEWAAVQPLLPRAAVRGRRRECDLREVVNALRYLVRAGCGWRMLPHDFPPWQTVYWWFRRLMRRFLFRTLHDVALMLDRELAGRQPCPSAGVIDSQTVKAPSADKRGYDAAKKIVGRKRHIAVDTDGRLLMVNLTSADIADSTGALAVLEAVKKRWPGVKHLFADGAYDRTALMDRAATLDFVVEVVRRHEQQTGFAVLPRRWVVERTFGWMVRWRRLVRDYEQRADVSEAMIHIAMSGLLLRRIAHR
- a CDS encoding cupin domain-containing protein, whose amino-acid sequence is MSIHVFQAATRQQLTDLKIPDTIAFLDDLGSSGQEHAPITAGLFRMGQGQPMPYTYAFDEFKLILEGEMTVTEASGTVHELKAGDLIQFSAGTRVNFSSRSSGLAFYVAQR
- a CDS encoding DJ-1/PfpI family protein translates to MHIAILTFEGYNELDSLIALGVLNRVKKPGWRVSIACPTERVRSMNGVVIESQASLEEASAADAVIVGSGMQTREVVADKALMARLQLDPSRQLLGAQCSGTLVLAKLGLLDGVPACTDLITKPWVQEAGIDVLNQAFFARGNVATAGGCLASHYLAAWIIARLEGSEAAESALHYVAPVGEKDDYVSRGMRHITPYLPRERATA
- the cynS gene encoding cyanase, yielding MNRLTVTEKIIAAKVSSGIKWSDVAAKVGLSKEWVTAACLGQMTLSKEQADVLAKVFGLTEEETKWLTITPYRGSLPTSVPTDPLIYRFYELVSVYGTTFKELIHEAFGDGIMSAIDFRMDLQRENDPNGDRVNIVMSGKFLPYKPY
- a CDS encoding aminotransferase-like domain-containing protein, with the protein product MAHARYKQLVDAFAADIRAGRLPPGTRLPTHRQLAAKEGLALVTATRVYAELEAMGLISGEAGRGTFVRETALPPGLGIDQHAVAAGMVDLSFNYPSLPGQAELLRTALRQLASSGDLEALLRYQPHGGRQHERAAVARHLPCRGLTVDAEQVLIVNGAQHGLAVTVMALLQPGDVVAADALTYPGFKVLAEAHRLELASVPATSQGPDLDALERLCKSRRVRAVYTMPTLHNPLGWVMSARWRQQLVAIARRYGLLIIEDAAYAFLAEKAAAPLAALAPETTVYVSGLSKSVATGLRVGFVAAPAQWVPAIERAIRATTWNTPGVMTAIACGWLDDGTVTRLEAEKRRDAEIRQSMASRVLAGLQCVRHPSSYFLWLPLGEEVRADQIAMALMREHVSVSTAEPFATSVHVPHAIRLALGSVELDALQDALEKVKRVVGAYSY
- a CDS encoding amidohydrolase family protein yields the protein MRYLAVALSAWLLLLGQQAWASTLAGARLVVQNALIFTMADGQQTPFVGHLVVGHDGRILEVGAGAGTDLAPGAKRVDAAGMWMLPGFVSAHSHLWQSAFAGIAPDQNLEGWLDQLYGQEAPRLSAGDLYALTMRGGLHHLRHGVTTVFNLTFTGADKSGTVDRCQLRGALDAGVRVVHGFNIRRISDQWSVDDARARTAQFLQWAAGQPERERYLGTAIAGAGAYYDAPEQTRAEAQFMREFGLMNQQHYLESPSGSPAERARYASMQRAGMVGPNLIFGHFIHTTPEILADAVRTGAAMTWNPLSNGRLGSGTADVVRYREQGLRIGMGLDGEASADRADPFANMRAGLYQIRSMYRSAAVLSPYDVLRMHTVGSAEVLHLQDRIGSLAVGKYADFLLLDPSEFTPYKEPYAALVFAAGVEQIRAVYVGGQPVMAPSSRTDTPQHARGRVAC